atttccatttaaaatttacattttctcgtTCTTTCAGTAGTAGAAGCGAGAAATTAGTCGATTAAgcgaaatttattcaaatatatcagataatttgcaaatgaaaatatttagaggTTTACTTAAACTGTTCAaacataacattattatatattattattattatcattattatcatcattattattattatatcaaataaaaaaattattcagacACAAATCATACTTACTCGAGAAAAcaggtaattattttattaataatttttttttttacaaaaataaaatgggtTTTTTTAGCCATAAATGTAAGGCTGATAAAATTTGCCAACCTGTTATTTCTCaggaaaaaattctaaatatatacacaatttgatataaaatacacatacaATCAAGAACTACGCAAACattgataaaacatttaagtattctttatttcgtattttcttGGGTGGTACATTCGTTTGATTTCATTGCCTTCGATAGTCTTTCAAGGCACATTATCAATTCACAATGTTTGGTATGAGGAAACATATCCACTGCAATGGCTTTTACTGGCACCAAAGGTTCACCGAGATATTGCTTTGAACTAGGTCGTGCTAAATCAACTAGATTTCTCATGGCAGCACGAGGGTCGCATGATATGTACACCAATCTATTCAACTTTTTTACTTTGCGTAACGTCAATAACGCTTTTTGatctagaaaaaaatcaacacGCAGGTAAGTTGACATTTCTATAATACTGATACTCGTAATCTTACGtgcaacaataaaataataagaaataacttACGCAAGCCAGCACGTGGTGGATCCACAATGGCAATAATATTAGACTTTGTCGCCCTTTGAATGACAGGCGATAAAATGTCCTCCGCTTTTCCGACGAAAAATTCGCAATTGGTGATATTATTCTTGACAGCATTTTCCTTTGCATCCTTTATAGCGTCGGGCGTTACTTCTATTCCTAGTACTTCGCCACAATGCTGCAACAATCCATATTATATACGATATACACATGCCTTGAAACTTTATGATAATATCGACCATACCTTCGAAAAGCAGAGGCCTATGGTTCCAGTGCCGCAACACACATCAAGTAGCGATGTATCCATCGTGGGTTCAGCAAGACCAATCGCcgctttatataaaacttctGCTCCTAATGTATTGACTTGAAAAAATGCTTGAGGCGAAACTTGAAATTTCATTCCAAGGAGCGTTTCCTCTATATATTCCGTACCACTGATATGATACAAAGTGTCGTTGCTTTCGCCACCTATACTCCTgcgaatttaaatattgtacaagTAAAGATATActgcagttttatttatatgatgtACTCACTTTTTATCCAACGTTTGAAAGTACAACGAAGTGACATGTGCGTCAACGCCTTTTCccgtttcgaaaaatattcgcaGCTGTGACTTCAACTTTTCCAATTCGTCGCTGCTTAGTTCCTGAGCCTGTATTCCTACTATCAACATCAAATGATTGGCACGAGTAATTCGAGCGGTAACTTGTCTCCAATATCCGCTATGATTGACTGGATTGAAAGGCTCCAAGTTGGACTCGCGTATAAATGTTTCCAATAtcttaacatataaaaatt
This genomic window from Linepithema humile isolate Giens D197 chromosome 5, Lhum_UNIL_v1.0, whole genome shotgun sequence contains:
- the LOC105676162 gene encoding tRNA (uracil-5-)-methyltransferase homolog A, which produces MADANVTETTTNVTENDKNPYAYLDREDFTSEKYKIEVRGLPKYYGIGEFKKLLNEKLELQLCKVKPPRKGSGWLYVCFRNEECRQRAITTINGILWKNSKLTAQVAKPAPDPFVKRKLEEEESNHKRLKTDSNCSPVDKIKFITTPLWNMPYPNQLELKQKEMKSILIKIGQQMLKESKALTDWITSQRKLYDGLPCELQTILSTDITEAYRNKCEFTIGKDTEQNKVIIGFRLSSYASGSTAVGPIDDLCHIPESMKVAVKILETFIRESNLEPFNPVNHSGYWRQVTARITRANHLMLIVGIQAQELSSDELEKLKSQLRIFFETGKGVDAHVTSLYFQTLDKKSIGGESNDTLYHISGTEYIEETLLGMKFQVSPQAFFQVNTLGAEVLYKAAIGLAEPTMDTSLLDVCCGTGTIGLCFSKHCGEVLGIEVTPDAIKDAKENAVKNNITNCEFFVGKAEDILSPVIQRATKSNIIAIVDPPRAGLHQKALLTLRKVKKLNRLVYISCDPRAAMRNLVDLARPSSKQYLGEPLVPVKAIAVDMFPHTKHCELIMCLERLSKAMKSNECTTQENTK